The Athene noctua chromosome 13, bAthNoc1.hap1.1, whole genome shotgun sequence genome has a segment encoding these proteins:
- the SLC30A4 gene encoding putative proton-coupled zinc antiporter SLC30A4, with protein sequence MAGPGLWTSIRSLLRRSEDPLFLNDSSAFDFSDEVGDEDFPRFNKLRVVVSDDASEAAPETPVNGAPLGLPSDDESLLEREGAPRGGRAGRAGPCSGCSSRRERSKQRKVKKRLTLAALLYLLFMTGELIGGYVANSLAIMTDALHMLTDLSGIILTLLALWLSAKSPTKRFTFGFHRLEVLSAIISVLLVYILMAFLLYEAVQRTIHMDYEINGDIMLITAAVGVAVNLIMGFLLNQSGHLHSHSHSHRHSHIPQSNSPNTGHSSSHGHSSLAVRAAFVHALGDLVQSIGVLVAAYIIRFKPEYKIADPICTYVFSILVVLTTVRILCDTGVIILEGVPRHLNVDRIKEDLMKIEDVYSIEDLNVWSLTAGKTTAIVHLQLVPGSSSKWEEVQSKARQLLLNTFGMYKCSVQLQSYKQEISKTCASCQSSSA encoded by the exons atGGCTGGGCCCGGGCTGTGGACGAGCATCAGGTCGCTGCTGCGGAGGAGCGAGGACCCCTTGTTCCTGAACGACTCCAGTGCCTTTGACTTCTCGGACGAGGTGGGGGACGAGGACTTCCCCAGGTTTAACAAGCTGCGGGTGGTGGTGTCGGACGACGCCTCGGAGGCGGCCCCGGAGACGCCGGTGAACGGGGCGCCCCTGGGCCTGCCCTCGGACGACGAGTCGCTGCTGGAGCGGGAGGGGGCCCcgcgcggcggccgggccgggcgggcgggccccTGCAGCGGCTGCAGCAGCCGGCGGGAGCGCTCCAAGCAGAGGAAGGTGAAGAAGCGGCTGACCCTCGCCGCCCTCCTCTACCTCCTCTTCATGACGGGGGAGCTCATAG GTGGATATGTTGCTAACAGTCTAGCAATTATGACAGATGCACTTCATATGTTAACTGACCTTAGCGGTATTATTTTGACCCTGCTTGCTCTCTGGCTGTCTGCAAAATCTCCCACAAAGAGGTTCACTTTTGGATTTCATCGCTTAG AAGTATTGTCAGCCATCATTAGTGTATTGCTGGTCTATATCCTTATGGCATTCCTCTTGTATGAAGCTGTTCAAAGAACTATCCATATGGACTATGAAATAAACGGCGATATCATGCTGATTACAGCAGCAGTTGGTGTTGCAGTTAACCTAAT aatgGGTTTTTTGCTGAATCAGTCTGGCCACCTTCACTCCCACTCCCATTCCCACCGACACTCTCACATACCTCAGTCGAACTCTCCTAACACAGGCCACAGCAGTAGCCATGGACACAGCAGCCTTGCCGTGAGAGCAGCATTTGTACATGCCCTTGGGGACCTGGTACAAAGTATTGGTGTGCTGGTAGCTGCGTATATCATACGCTTTAAG CCAGAATACAAGATCGCTGATCCTATATGTACGTATGTATTCTCCATACTGGTGGTTTTGACAACAGTTCGAATTCTCTGTGACACAGGGGTTATTATTCTGGAAG GAGTTCCAAGGCATTTAAATGTGGATCGCATTAAGGAAGACTTGATGAAAATTGAAGATGTTTATTCTATAGAAGATTTAAATGTTTGGTCTCTCACTGCAGGAAAAACAACTGCCATAGTTCACTTGCAACTAG TTCCTGGTAGTTCATCTAAATGGGAGGAAGTTCAGTCCAAGGCCCGACAACTGCTGCTGAACACATTTGGAATGTACAAGTGCTCTGTCCAGCTTCAGAGTTACAAACAGGAAATAAGCAAAACCTGCGCAAGTTGTCAGAGTTCCAGTGCCTAA